A stretch of the Asticcacaulis sp. ZE23SCel15 genome encodes the following:
- a CDS encoding response regulator: MSAGTVLVLEDSRTQAQLISKMMEKLGWSTLLCFDHDAVFEALRHRTVDLMLLDVYIGTENTLMLMPDFRKLSAGVPIAVMSAGGAGGQVLKATLNMARRAQADFVIGKPFAISDIKAIIDKVNILRNAPQRSRHILVIDNSGTTRKLVASTLSKEGYQISEAQTVEEAFVRIDIAHVDMIITDIFMPGMGGIEGISVIHDTWPPARIIAMSGEDSVDSAQKHEKASALKQAVNNGANASLTKPFRPIDLAQLVDKVFSDSALLIEG; the protein is encoded by the coding sequence ATGTCAGCCGGTACGGTCCTTGTGCTCGAAGATAGCCGCACGCAGGCACAACTGATTTCTAAAATGATGGAAAAGCTGGGGTGGTCGACGCTGTTATGCTTTGACCATGACGCTGTTTTTGAGGCGCTAAGGCACAGAACGGTCGATCTGATGTTGCTGGATGTCTATATCGGCACCGAAAATACCCTCATGCTGATGCCGGATTTTCGCAAACTCAGTGCCGGTGTGCCGATCGCTGTCATGAGCGCTGGCGGCGCGGGTGGCCAGGTTTTGAAGGCAACCCTCAACATGGCCCGTCGGGCTCAGGCAGATTTTGTTATCGGTAAACCGTTCGCAATCTCTGACATCAAAGCCATCATCGACAAGGTCAATATTTTACGTAATGCGCCCCAAAGGTCGCGGCATATTCTGGTGATCGACAATTCCGGCACGACGCGTAAGTTGGTAGCATCAACCCTGTCGAAAGAAGGCTATCAGATTTCGGAAGCGCAAACGGTCGAAGAGGCGTTTGTGCGCATTGATATTGCCCATGTTGACATGATTATCACCGACATTTTTATGCCCGGCATGGGCGGGATCGAAGGCATTTCGGTCATTCACGACACCTGGCCGCCAGCGCGGATTATCGCCATGTCCGGTGAGGATTCTGTCGATTCGGCTCAAAAGCATGAGAAGGCCAGCGCGCTAAAGCAGGCCGTGAATAACGGGGCTAATGCCTCTTTGACCAAACCCTTCCGCCCGATTGATCTTGCGCAACTTGTCGATAAGGTTTTCAGCGACAGCGCCTTGCTGATTGAAGGCTGA